One region of Peromyscus eremicus chromosome 4, PerEre_H2_v1, whole genome shotgun sequence genomic DNA includes:
- the Prg2 gene encoding bone marrow proteoglycan, which produces MKFPLLLVLLVGGASAFHLRSDTSDFKSPLRDENLPRDVGISRPEVEECPPGEGLIPPEEEEGSESEDTPGDEGAVSGQDVSDEDLQCPKEEDTVRLMGDSGCKTCQYLLVRSPQPFDNAQSVCRRCYHGSLASIHSFRVNYYIQCSVRRLNQGQVWIGGRITGWGHCKRFSWVDGSSWDFAFWAAGQPGCGGGRCVTMCTQGGQWHTSACAERRPFICSY; this is translated from the exons ATGAAATTCCCTCTGCTTCTGGTTCTTCTAGTCGGGGGAGCATCTGCTTTTCATCTGA GGTCTGACACTTCCGACTTCAAAAGCCCATTGAGAGATGAGAACTTGCCTAGGGATGTGGGGATATCAAGACCGGAAGTAGAAGAGTGTCCTCCTGGGGAGGGGCTAATACCGCCGGAGGAAGAGGAAGGTTCTGAAAGTGAAGACACTCCTGGGGACGAGGGAGCTGTCTCAGGCCAGGATGTGTCCGATGAGGACCTTCAGTGTCCTAAGGAAGAGGACACAGTGAGACTGATGGGCGACTCCGGATGTAAGACCTGTCAGTACCTCCTGGTGAGGAGTCCTCAACCGTTTGACAACGCTCAA TCGGTTTGCCGGCGCTGCTACCACGGCAGCCTTGCCTCCAtccacagcttcagagttaactATTATATCCAGTGCTCTGTCAGGAGACTCAACCAGGGTCAAGTCTGGATTGGAGGCAGGATCACAGGCTGG GGTCACTGCAAGCGCTTTTCATGGGTTGATGGAAGCTCTTGGGACTTTGCATTTTGGGCTGCTGGCcagcctggctgtggtggtggcagaTGCGTGACCATGTGTACTCAAG GAGGCCAGTGGCATACATCTGCCTGTGCCGAGAGACGTCCCTTCATCTGTTCATATTGA
- the Prg3 gene encoding LOW QUALITY PROTEIN: proteoglycan 3 (The sequence of the model RefSeq protein was modified relative to this genomic sequence to represent the inferred CDS: inserted 3 bases in 2 codons; substituted 2 bases at 2 genomic stop codons) → MKQALALSLLLLGTVSALHLEATHPHLEDPKREPDLWKGADGSREQGGDLALTQETMQTXGEEAEGSEHQDIFEDEESNPDALDKHSTCPREEDTAHLQGAPGCKSCHYVLVRTPKTFDKAQHVCRRCYRGNLASIHSYSFNYQIQXLRQKINQSRIWIGGILKGWFFWKKFCXTDGSCWDFGYWAPGQPGNGGGHCVTLGTTGGHWXRASYNRCLPFICSF, encoded by the exons ATGAAGCAGGCCCTGGCCCTGTCTCTTCTCCTTCTGGGGACAGTTTCTGCTTTGCATCTGG AGGCCACTCACCCCCATCTGGAGGACCCAAAGAGAGAGCCAGACCTGTGGAAGGGTGCAGATGGTTCAAGGGAGCAGGGAGGAGATTTGGCTCTGACCCAAGAGACAATGCAGAC gggagaggaggctgagggtTCTGAACATCAAGACATCTTTGAAGATGAGGAGTCCAACCCAGATGCCTTAGACAAGCACTCAACATGCCCCAGGGAAGAGGACACAGCTCATTTGCAGGGAGCTCCTGGGTGCAAGAGCTGCCACTACGTGCTGGTTAGGACTCCCAAGACTTTTGATAAGGCTCAG CATGTCTGCAGGAGATGCTACCGAGGCAATCTTGCATCCATCCATAGCTACAGTTTCAACTACCAAATCC TGCTTCGCCAGAAGATCAATCAGTCCCGCATCTGGATTGGAGGCATCCTTAAGGGCTGG ttCTTCTGGAAGAAGTTCTGCTGAACTGATGGGAGCTGTTGGGATTTTGGATACTGGGCCCCAGGGCAGCCTGGGAATGGGGGAGGACACTGTGTGACTCTAGGCACCACAG GGGGCCATTGGTGAAGAGCTTCCTACAATCGCTGCCTGCCTTTCATCTGCTCCTTCTAA